Proteins from one Mucilaginibacter jinjuensis genomic window:
- the pdhA gene encoding pyruvate dehydrogenase (acetyl-transferring) E1 component subunit alpha, translating to MSSIEITKDTYLYWYESMLLMRKFEEKTGQLYGQQKIRGFCHLYIGQEAVLAGAMSVLKHEDSLITAYRDHAHAIAKGTHPNAVMAEMYGKITGCSRGKGGSMHMFDKENKFFGGHGIVGGQIPLGAGIAMAEQYTGTDAVCVTYMGDGAVRQGALNETFNMAALWKLPVIFVCENNGYAMGTSVARTTIETDIYKLGIPYGIPSSPVDGMDPVAVHNAMNEAVDRARAGEGPTFLEMRTYRYKGHSMSDPQKYRTKEEVESYKAKDPIEIVKQAIEANKYADEKWFEEIEAKIKGQVDEAVQFAEESPWPEASELYTDVYVQKDYPYIKD from the coding sequence ATGAGTTCAATCGAAATAACTAAGGACACCTACCTATATTGGTACGAGTCAATGCTGCTGATGCGCAAGTTCGAAGAAAAAACCGGACAACTATACGGACAGCAAAAAATCAGAGGTTTTTGTCACTTATATATAGGTCAGGAAGCAGTGCTTGCTGGTGCTATGTCTGTGCTTAAACACGAGGATAGTTTGATAACCGCATACCGCGATCACGCACATGCTATTGCAAAAGGTACACATCCAAATGCTGTAATGGCCGAGATGTATGGTAAAATAACCGGTTGCTCAAGAGGCAAAGGCGGTTCAATGCACATGTTCGACAAAGAAAACAAATTCTTTGGTGGTCATGGTATCGTTGGCGGCCAGATCCCATTGGGTGCAGGTATTGCAATGGCCGAGCAGTACACAGGTACTGATGCTGTATGTGTTACCTACATGGGCGACGGTGCCGTACGCCAGGGTGCATTAAATGAAACCTTCAATATGGCTGCATTATGGAAACTGCCTGTAATTTTTGTTTGCGAAAACAATGGTTACGCAATGGGTACTTCTGTAGCGCGTACCACTATCGAAACTGATATTTACAAACTGGGTATCCCTTACGGTATCCCTTCATCACCAGTTGATGGTATGGACCCGGTTGCTGTTCACAATGCGATGAACGAAGCGGTTGACCGTGCACGTGCCGGCGAAGGACCAACCTTTTTGGAAATGCGTACCTATCGTTACAAAGGACACTCAATGAGTGACCCTCAAAAGTACCGTACCAAAGAAGAGGTTGAAAGCTACAAAGCGAAAGACCCGATCGAGATCGTTAAGCAAGCTATCGAAGCTAATAAATATGCTGACGAGAAATGGTTTGAGGAAATCGAAGCTAAAATTAAAGGACAGGTTGACGAGGCAGTTCAATTTGCTGAAGAATCACCTTGGCCGGAAGCTTCTGAACTTTACACAGATGTGTACGTACAGAAAGATTATCCTTACATCAAAGACTAA
- a CDS encoding ligase-associated DNA damage response DEXH box helicase: protein MDKGQQVIKEWFKYKKWKQFPFQLEMMDAYLSGYSGLLNAPTGSGKTFALFLPFLAGYINKYPDTYQKQTSNGLRMLWITPLRALTNDIRKAMQEVCDDLDIPWTIATRTGDTPAAEKQALKRKLPEVLLTTPESLHLMLAQKEYPKMFQNLEVVVIDEWHELLGTKRGVQVELGLSKLRVLSSELRIENDGANYSPLTTHHSLLKLWGISATIGNLEQAAEVLLGNNFPTDRIKMVRANVDKKIVIKSVIPQSVENYSWTGHIGLALLPEVMKIVAKSNTTLIFTNTRAQSEIWYHAILDNYPEYAGIMAMHHGSLDNELRNWVEQALHNEALKLVVCTSSLDLGVDFRPVDTVIQVGSPKGVARFMQRAGRSGHHPGATSKIWFIPTHSMELLEGAALKQAMINGNYESRDPVLLAMDVLIQYMVTLAVSDGFRAEELFNEVKSTYAFADIRRTEFNQLLDFITTGGATLSQYDEFLKVEIENGLYKVNNRRVAMRHRLSIGTITSEVSLRVKLLHGGGLGSIEEYFISRLKSGDTFWFAGRSLEFIRVKEMTAYVKKSNAKKGLIPSWLGGRMPLSSQLAAVFRDKLDEVARGIEQDEEVIALKPLFNLQSKLSHLPQSHEFLIESFRSRDGHHLLFYPFEGRLVHEGMASLIAFRLSKLKNATFSIAMNDYGFELLTDDDVLLKQALEQDLFSINNLLDDIQHSLNANEMARRRFRDIAHIGGLVFTGYPGQPVKNRHLQASTSLLFEVFSEYEPDNLLVRQAYNEALAFQLEEFRLREALQRISKQQVIIKEIDRPTPFAFPIMVDSLREKLTTESLEERVSKMARDYDVEVKTKKQAQEDAPAEPKRQSFFIGYPGRGKKK from the coding sequence ATGGATAAAGGTCAGCAGGTAATAAAAGAATGGTTTAAGTACAAAAAGTGGAAGCAGTTCCCGTTTCAGCTCGAAATGATGGATGCTTACCTCTCCGGCTATTCGGGCCTGCTGAATGCACCTACGGGTAGCGGTAAAACATTTGCGCTGTTTCTGCCTTTCCTGGCCGGGTATATTAATAAATATCCCGATACCTATCAAAAGCAAACCAGCAATGGCCTGCGCATGCTCTGGATTACGCCATTACGAGCCTTAACCAACGATATTCGCAAAGCCATGCAAGAGGTATGCGACGACCTCGACATCCCCTGGACTATTGCCACCCGAACAGGAGACACCCCCGCCGCCGAGAAGCAAGCCCTTAAACGTAAACTCCCCGAAGTACTACTCACCACTCCCGAAAGCCTGCACCTGATGCTGGCCCAAAAGGAATATCCCAAGATGTTCCAAAACTTAGAAGTGGTAGTGATTGATGAGTGGCATGAGTTGTTGGGCACGAAGCGGGGAGTACAGGTGGAGCTGGGATTATCTAAGTTGCGAGTATTGAGTAGCGAGTTGCGAATTGAAAATGACGGAGCAAACTACTCACCACTCACTACTCACCACTCACTACTAAAGTTGTGGGGCATCAGCGCAACCATCGGTAACCTTGAACAAGCGGCCGAAGTTCTTCTCGGTAATAATTTCCCTACGGATCGCATTAAAATGGTTCGTGCCAATGTGGATAAGAAGATTGTGATTAAATCGGTGATTCCGCAAAGCGTGGAGAACTATTCGTGGACGGGGCATATTGGTTTGGCTTTATTGCCCGAGGTGATGAAGATTGTGGCTAAGAGTAATACCACGCTGATATTTACCAATACAAGGGCACAGTCGGAGATTTGGTATCATGCCATTTTAGATAACTACCCTGAGTATGCTGGTATAATGGCTATGCATCATGGTTCGTTGGATAATGAACTGCGGAATTGGGTAGAACAGGCTTTACATAATGAGGCATTAAAACTGGTGGTTTGTACCTCGAGTTTAGATCTGGGTGTCGATTTTCGCCCGGTAGATACGGTGATTCAGGTGGGTAGCCCCAAGGGTGTTGCCCGGTTTATGCAGCGTGCAGGTAGGAGTGGTCACCATCCTGGAGCGACATCCAAGATCTGGTTTATCCCCACGCACTCCATGGAATTACTGGAAGGTGCGGCCCTTAAACAAGCCATGATCAACGGCAATTACGAAAGCCGTGACCCGGTTCTGCTGGCTATGGATGTGTTGATCCAGTACATGGTTACGCTGGCCGTGTCGGATGGGTTTCGGGCTGAAGAATTGTTTAACGAAGTGAAATCTACCTATGCCTTTGCAGATATTCGCCGGACTGAGTTTAACCAGTTGCTCGATTTTATTACAACCGGCGGCGCTACGCTTTCGCAATACGACGAGTTTTTAAAAGTAGAAATTGAGAACGGTTTATATAAAGTAAACAACCGCCGTGTAGCCATGCGCCACCGGCTAAGTATCGGTACTATTACCAGCGAGGTAAGTTTGCGGGTTAAGTTACTGCATGGTGGCGGACTGGGTTCTATCGAAGAATATTTTATATCCCGCCTAAAATCGGGAGATACTTTTTGGTTTGCCGGCCGCAGCCTGGAATTTATAAGGGTGAAGGAAATGACGGCCTATGTCAAAAAATCCAACGCTAAAAAAGGCTTGATCCCAAGCTGGTTGGGTGGGCGGATGCCGCTTTCATCGCAACTGGCAGCTGTGTTCCGCGATAAACTGGATGAAGTAGCGAGAGGTATTGAGCAGGATGAGGAGGTGATTGCGCTTAAACCACTTTTCAACCTGCAGTCAAAGCTTTCACATTTACCACAAAGCCATGAGTTTTTAATCGAATCATTTCGTTCGAGAGATGGGCACCATTTGCTGTTTTATCCGTTCGAGGGTAGGTTAGTGCATGAGGGGATGGCTTCGTTGATTGCGTTCCGCCTATCTAAATTGAAAAATGCCACCTTCTCTATCGCCATGAATGATTATGGCTTTGAGCTGCTGACCGATGATGATGTATTGTTAAAACAAGCGCTTGAACAAGATTTGTTTTCGATCAATAACCTATTGGATGATATTCAGCATAGCTTAAATGCTAATGAAATGGCACGCCGTAGATTCAGGGATATTGCACATATTGGCGGGTTGGTATTTACAGGGTACCCCGGTCAGCCGGTTAAGAACAGGCACTTGCAGGCATCAACCTCGTTGCTGTTCGAAGTGTTTAGTGAGTACGAACCAGATAACCTGTTGGTACGCCAGGCATATAATGAAGCGTTGGCTTTTCAGTTAGAGGAGTTTCGTTTGCGTGAGGCCTTGCAACGCATTAGCAAGCAGCAGGTTATTATCAAAGAAATTGATCGCCCTACACCATTTGCTTTCCCGATAATGGTTGATAGCCTCCGTGAGAAACTAACCACCGAAAGCCTTGAAGAACGCGTAAGCAAAATGGCCCGAGATTATGATGTGGAAGTGAAAACCAAGAAACAAGCGCAAGAGGATGCACCAGCTGAACCCAAGCGACAAAGCTTTTTTATTGGGTATCCGGGTAGAGGGAAGAAGAAGTAA
- a CDS encoding DUF922 domain-containing protein, translating to MNLRFVWVICVVASSFIGAHSVKAQSYHQLSINDFQGTPQRNTGDIAYTNCMVDFSYQPVYTRGYYHLTFYIKMKMNKDRSWIDRTKVNSPGMVAEVLKHEQGHYIFAYLMQQELQRTLNNMRFDSNYDQEVSTVFNSIKKKYSQLNLDYDDDTNHMLNRTQQNSWDLYFKAQLGNQYNNTALASNSR from the coding sequence ATGAACCTGAGATTTGTGTGGGTAATTTGTGTTGTGGCCTCAAGTTTTATCGGTGCACACTCCGTAAAGGCGCAAAGCTATCATCAATTAAGTATCAACGATTTTCAGGGCACACCACAGCGCAATACCGGCGATATTGCCTATACCAATTGCATGGTAGATTTTAGTTATCAGCCGGTTTATACCCGCGGCTATTATCATCTTACTTTTTATATTAAAATGAAGATGAATAAAGATCGCTCGTGGATAGATCGTACCAAGGTTAACTCGCCCGGTATGGTAGCCGAAGTTTTAAAACACGAGCAAGGCCATTATATTTTTGCCTACCTGATGCAGCAGGAGTTGCAGCGCACTTTAAACAACATGCGTTTCGATAGTAATTACGACCAGGAAGTAAGCACTGTATTCAACAGCATCAAAAAGAAATACAGCCAGCTAAACCTCGATTACGACGACGATACCAACCACATGCTTAACCGCACACAACAAAACAGCTGGGATTTGTATTTTAAAGCGCAATTAGGAAATCAGTATAATAATACAGCGCTTGCCAGTAATAGCCGTTAA
- a CDS encoding SPFH domain-containing protein, producing the protein MAPTAILFYLLIIIVIVVLFSTAVTIKQGTIGVVTVFGKYRRIMLPGLNFKIPLVEQLYTRISIQNRSVELEFQAVTIDQANVYFKAMLLYSVMDQNEETIKNVAFKFIDDRNLMQALVRTIEGSIRAFVATKRQSDVLILRKDIVEHVKDQIDTILEGWGYHLQDLQLNDITFDDVIMKSMSQVVASSNLKAAAENEGQALLITKTKAAEAEGNAIKIAAEAERQASQLRGQGVALFREEVAKGMTVAAKEMQHANMDTSVILFTMWTEAIKHFSENSKGNVIFLDGSADSMQHTMKEMMSLNLLHDQQSKRQ; encoded by the coding sequence ATGGCACCAACAGCGATATTGTTTTATCTTTTAATAATAATTGTAATAGTTGTACTGTTTTCAACAGCCGTAACTATTAAACAGGGTACTATAGGTGTGGTAACTGTTTTTGGCAAGTACCGCCGTATTATGCTGCCGGGTTTAAACTTCAAGATCCCGTTGGTTGAGCAGCTTTACACCCGTATTTCGATACAGAACCGTTCGGTAGAACTGGAATTTCAGGCCGTGACTATAGATCAGGCTAACGTATACTTCAAAGCCATGCTCCTTTACTCGGTAATGGACCAGAACGAGGAAACTATTAAAAACGTAGCCTTTAAATTTATTGACGACCGCAACCTGATGCAGGCCCTGGTGCGTACTATTGAAGGTTCGATCCGTGCATTTGTGGCCACCAAACGCCAGTCGGACGTATTGATACTACGTAAGGATATTGTTGAACACGTAAAAGATCAGATCGATACTATTCTGGAAGGTTGGGGTTATCACTTGCAAGATCTGCAACTGAACGATATTACTTTCGACGACGTGATTATGAAATCGATGAGCCAGGTAGTAGCATCAAGCAACTTAAAAGCTGCTGCCGAAAACGAGGGTCAGGCATTACTCATCACCAAAACCAAAGCCGCTGAAGCTGAAGGTAACGCCATTAAAATTGCCGCCGAAGCAGAGCGACAGGCATCGCAATTACGCGGGCAAGGTGTGGCTTTATTCCGCGAGGAAGTGGCTAAGGGTATGACGGTTGCCGCCAAAGAAATGCAGCATGCCAATATGGATACTTCGGTAATTTTGTTCACGATGTGGACTGAGGCCATCAAGCATTTTTCTGAAAACTCTAAAGGCAACGTGATCTTCCTGGATGGCTCGGCCGATAGCATGCAGCACACCATGAAAGAGATGATGAGCTTAAACCTTTTACACGATCAGCAGTCCAAAAGGCAATAA
- a CDS encoding C40 family peptidase, with the protein MKKYVLVIALILSVFGSQAQTKTVPTPTADKPADEEQSLAKDYFSQVMGVALSATSNVKLFQFVYDWIGTPYRFGGNSKKGIDCSAFTKELYTNVFNLTIKRNSRDIFSMVSPVGKDELKEGDLVFFKIHSRSISHVGIYLGDGRFAHASMKGVAISNLDDPYYNRYFYKGGRLLDVFKEQLEKSSDVQ; encoded by the coding sequence ATGAAGAAATACGTCCTTGTTATTGCGTTGATTTTGAGCGTATTCGGTTCTCAGGCTCAAACAAAAACTGTTCCAACCCCTACAGCAGATAAACCTGCTGACGAAGAGCAAAGCTTAGCAAAAGATTATTTTTCACAGGTGATGGGTGTAGCTTTATCAGCAACTTCAAACGTAAAGTTATTTCAATTTGTTTACGATTGGATTGGTACCCCTTACCGTTTCGGCGGAAACTCTAAAAAAGGCATCGATTGTTCGGCCTTTACTAAAGAACTTTACACCAACGTTTTTAATTTAACTATCAAAAGAAACTCACGCGATATTTTCAGCATGGTTAGCCCGGTGGGTAAAGACGAGCTGAAAGAAGGCGATCTGGTTTTCTTCAAAATACATAGCCGCAGCATTTCGCACGTAGGTATTTACCTTGGCGACGGCAGGTTTGCTCATGCCTCTATGAAAGGTGTGGCCATCAGCAACCTCGACGATCCTTATTATAACCGCTACTTTTATAAAGGCGGCCGTTTGTTAGATGTGTTTAAAGAGCAACTCGAAAAATCGAGCGACGTACAATAA
- a CDS encoding pyruvate dehydrogenase complex dihydrolipoamide acetyltransferase produces MAEVVKMPKMSDTMTEGVVAKWHKKVGDKVKSGDVLAEIETDKATMDFESYQDGTLLYIGVQEGSAVPVDQVIAVLGKEGEDYKTALNAESTVAAPSGSSSESAPAATKETAPATAAAPSAPAVDLSSIPATVIRMPLLSDTMTEGTIEKWNFKVGDKVKADDSLADVATDKATMEVVGYEAGTLLYIGVKEGEAAQVNDIIAIVGKEGTDITPLLNAPAAGSSSSSSESTPAATQETAPATATATESDSTGSPEDDSRVKASPLARKIAKDKGINLNDVKGSAEGGRIVKKDVEEYTPSAKPAAAPAESASAAPAAKAAAPITLPTVLGEEKFTERPVTQMRKTIGKRLSESLFTAPHFYVTMSIDMDAAIAARGKINEVAPVKISFNDFVVKACAVALKQHPAINSAWLGDKIRTNEHVSIGVAVAVDEGLLVPVIKFADSKSLSHLSVEVKEFAKKAKDKKLQPAEMEGSTFTISNLGMFGVDEFTAIINTPNAAILAVSGIQQVPVVKNGAVVPGNVMKVTLSSDHRVIDGASAAAFLGTLKSLLEEPVRLLI; encoded by the coding sequence ATGGCCGAAGTAGTAAAGATGCCTAAAATGAGCGACACCATGACCGAAGGTGTTGTTGCAAAGTGGCATAAAAAAGTTGGCGATAAAGTTAAATCGGGCGACGTTTTAGCCGAGATTGAAACTGATAAAGCCACCATGGATTTTGAATCATACCAGGATGGTACTTTATTATACATCGGTGTGCAGGAAGGCAGCGCTGTACCTGTAGACCAGGTTATCGCTGTTTTAGGTAAAGAGGGCGAAGATTACAAAACTGCCCTTAATGCAGAAAGTACAGTAGCAGCACCAAGTGGCAGCAGCAGCGAAAGCGCACCTGCCGCTACTAAAGAGACTGCTCCTGCAACTGCCGCTGCTCCTTCGGCTCCTGCTGTTGATCTTTCAAGCATCCCTGCAACTGTTATCCGTATGCCGCTTTTAAGCGATACCATGACAGAAGGTACCATTGAAAAATGGAACTTTAAAGTTGGTGATAAAGTAAAAGCTGATGATTCACTGGCTGACGTAGCAACCGATAAGGCTACTATGGAAGTTGTGGGTTACGAAGCCGGAACCTTACTTTACATTGGTGTAAAAGAAGGCGAAGCTGCCCAGGTAAACGATATCATCGCTATTGTAGGTAAAGAAGGTACCGACATTACTCCGTTATTAAATGCTCCGGCAGCAGGATCAAGTAGCAGTAGCAGCGAAAGTACACCTGCCGCTACACAAGAGACTGCTCCTGCAACTGCCACTGCTACCGAGTCTGACTCAACTGGTTCGCCGGAAGATGACAGCCGTGTTAAAGCATCGCCGCTTGCCCGCAAAATAGCTAAAGATAAAGGCATCAACTTAAACGATGTTAAAGGCAGCGCAGAAGGCGGCCGTATTGTTAAGAAAGATGTTGAAGAGTATACGCCATCAGCTAAACCGGCTGCTGCCCCTGCAGAATCTGCAAGTGCTGCGCCTGCTGCTAAAGCTGCTGCGCCAATTACTTTACCAACCGTTTTGGGCGAAGAGAAATTTACTGAAAGACCGGTTACCCAAATGCGTAAAACCATTGGTAAACGTTTATCAGAAAGTTTATTTACCGCTCCGCATTTCTATGTAACCATGTCAATCGATATGGATGCAGCTATTGCAGCACGTGGTAAAATAAACGAAGTAGCCCCGGTTAAAATATCATTCAACGATTTCGTAGTTAAAGCTTGTGCTGTTGCCTTAAAACAACACCCTGCTATTAACTCAGCATGGTTGGGCGATAAAATCCGTACCAACGAGCACGTAAGCATCGGTGTTGCCGTTGCGGTTGACGAAGGTTTGCTGGTACCGGTTATTAAATTTGCTGATAGTAAATCATTAAGCCACTTATCTGTTGAAGTAAAAGAATTTGCTAAAAAAGCGAAAGACAAAAAACTTCAGCCGGCTGAAATGGAAGGTTCAACCTTTACCATCTCTAACTTAGGTATGTTTGGTGTTGATGAGTTTACAGCTATTATTAACACGCCAAATGCAGCTATCCTTGCGGTTAGCGGTATCCAACAAGTGCCTGTTGTTAAAAACGGTGCAGTTGTACCAGGTAACGTAATGAAAGTAACCCTAAGCAGCGATCACCGCGTAATTGATGGTGCTTCTGCAGCAGCTTTCTTAGGTACCCTTAAATCATTACTGGAAGAGCCGGTTAGGTTATTAATCTAA
- a CDS encoding vWA domain-containing protein, with translation MKKLALLFLLLISLTGFSQSSNRIITGTVYDATDKNPLVGVAVTIDGTKQGTTTNVQGQFTLTVPQGKEMLTFSYIGYAAKKVRLSTVDRVTVYLKPSQQALLEVTAMGYSADANAEVRIDEPVGRSDSKAIVEPSASRVTSAQVTKTSRRKQQATAMMIFPAPPSNVATPADESYKGVTENGFQNPLDNPLSTFSVDVDAASYTNVRRFINGGQLPPKDAVRIEEMINYFNYDLPAPTGNSPVAIHTELSAAPWNAQHRLLRIGLKAKAVDSAKLPASNMVFLIDVSGSMWEPNKLPLVQSSLKLLVDQLRAKDKVAIVVYAGAAGLVLPPTSGDQKTTIKDAIDRLTAGGSTAGGAGIKLAYKTAIENYIKGGNNRVILATDGDFNVGALSDADMEQLIENERKSGVFLSALGFGMGNYKDSKMETLADKGNGNYAYIDNITEARKTLVSEFGGTLFTVAKDVKLQLEFNPGKVQAYRLIGYENRMLNKEDFNNDLKDAGDMGVGHTVTALYEIIPVGVKDNFTNSVDPLKYQKVQKTPSVYTSEDMVTIKFRYKEPESDKSKLSQVVVMDKPIASANTSVDFRFAAAVAEFGMLLRGSDYKQNSTFEQAIEMARAAKGTDHEGYRAEFVKLAESAKLMAQSGLAAKE, from the coding sequence ATGAAAAAACTTGCATTACTTTTTTTGCTGCTAATCAGCTTAACCGGGTTTAGCCAAAGCAGCAACCGCATCATTACCGGAACTGTGTATGATGCAACAGATAAAAACCCCCTGGTAGGCGTGGCGGTAACTATCGATGGAACCAAACAGGGCACAACAACCAATGTTCAGGGGCAATTTACCCTCACCGTGCCACAGGGTAAGGAAATGCTTACTTTTAGCTATATAGGTTATGCTGCAAAAAAAGTGCGTTTAAGTACGGTAGACCGTGTGACTGTGTATTTAAAACCAAGCCAGCAGGCACTGCTTGAAGTTACCGCAATGGGTTACAGCGCAGATGCGAATGCCGAAGTACGGATTGATGAACCCGTGGGCAGAAGCGATTCAAAAGCCATAGTTGAACCTTCTGCAAGTCGTGTTACAAGTGCGCAGGTTACGAAAACATCCAGAAGGAAACAGCAGGCTACCGCTATGATGATTTTCCCTGCACCGCCATCTAATGTAGCTACTCCTGCCGATGAATCATATAAGGGCGTAACCGAAAATGGTTTTCAAAATCCACTCGATAACCCGCTCTCTACTTTTTCTGTTGATGTGGATGCAGCATCTTATACCAACGTTCGCCGTTTTATTAATGGCGGGCAACTGCCACCAAAAGATGCCGTACGGATTGAGGAAATGATTAACTACTTCAACTACGATCTGCCTGCACCTACCGGTAATTCGCCTGTAGCTATCCATACTGAACTTAGTGCTGCGCCCTGGAATGCGCAACACCGTTTACTGCGTATTGGATTGAAAGCCAAAGCTGTGGATAGCGCTAAACTCCCCGCATCTAACATGGTATTCCTGATCGATGTTTCGGGCTCGATGTGGGAGCCTAATAAATTACCGCTGGTACAATCCTCATTAAAATTACTGGTTGACCAGCTGCGTGCTAAAGATAAGGTAGCCATTGTGGTTTATGCCGGTGCTGCGGGGTTAGTATTGCCGCCTACTTCGGGCGATCAAAAAACGACCATTAAAGATGCTATTGACCGCCTGACTGCAGGGGGATCAACCGCGGGAGGTGCAGGTATTAAACTGGCTTATAAAACCGCGATAGAAAACTATATTAAAGGCGGCAACAACCGGGTAATACTGGCCACCGACGGTGATTTTAACGTAGGTGCATTATCAGATGCAGACATGGAACAGTTGATTGAAAACGAGCGCAAGAGCGGTGTATTTCTATCTGCCTTAGGTTTCGGCATGGGTAATTACAAGGACAGCAAAATGGAAACCCTGGCCGACAAAGGCAACGGCAACTACGCCTATATTGATAATATTACCGAAGCCCGCAAAACCCTGGTAAGCGAGTTTGGGGGCACCTTGTTTACCGTAGCAAAAGACGTTAAACTGCAATTGGAATTTAACCCCGGCAAAGTACAAGCCTATCGCCTGATTGGTTACGAGAACCGCATGCTGAACAAAGAAGATTTTAACAACGACCTGAAAGATGCCGGCGACATGGGCGTAGGACATACGGTTACTGCGCTTTATGAGATTATCCCCGTTGGCGTAAAAGATAATTTTACCAATAGTGTTGATCCGCTCAAATATCAGAAAGTGCAGAAAACACCAAGTGTTTATACCTCTGAAGATATGGTAACTATTAAGTTCCGCTACAAAGAACCGGAGTCTGATAAGAGCAAACTTAGCCAGGTTGTGGTAATGGATAAACCGATAGCCTCGGCCAATACTTCTGTTGATTTCCGTTTTGCTGCTGCTGTGGCCGAGTTCGGGATGCTGCTGCGTGGCTCTGACTATAAACAAAACTCAACCTTCGAGCAAGCTATTGAAATGGCCCGCGCCGCCAAAGGAACCGACCATGAAGGCTACCGTGCAGAGTTTGTAAAATTGGCCGAGAGTGCCAAGCTAATGGCACAAAGTGGATTGGCTGCGAAAGAATGA